The following proteins are co-located in the Apium graveolens cultivar Ventura chromosome 5, ASM990537v1, whole genome shotgun sequence genome:
- the LOC141723642 gene encoding phosphoglycerate mutase-like protein 4 isoform X2: MATASISSDGDVESAGFNYAEIIVIRHGETEWNANGRIQGHLEVGLNDNGRLQSAAVAERLSKEPKVSAIYSSDLRRALDTAEIIATSCGGLEVIKDPALRERHSGDLQGIVRHEAAMINPKAHKASLSRCKDQEIPSIGDKHRGERVVVVTHGGVMRALHKRAYPHEHAKKVWTTSVSVFHLSDDDEWNIKLWGDVSHFKKSAV; encoded by the exons ATGGCCACCGCTTCCATTTCCAG TGACGGTGATGTGGAGAGTGCTGGTTTCAATTATGCGGAGATTATTGTAATTCGTCATGGTGAGACGGAGTGGAATGCTAATGGCAGAATTCAG GGACATCTTGAAGTTGGCCTAAATGATAATGGTAGACTTCAATCAGCAGCA GTTGCGGAAAGACTATCGAAGGAGCCTAAAGTTTCTGCAATCTACTCCTCTGACTTGAGAAGAGCTCTTGATACAGCAGAGATAATTGCAACCAGTTGTGGTGGACTTGAG GTTATAAAGGATCCTGCCCTTCGAGAAAGACATTCCGGAGATCTTCAAGGTATTGTACGTCATGAGGCAGCCATGATCAACCCGAAGGCACATAAAGCTTCACTGTCTCGTTGTAAAGATCAAGAGATTCCA AGTATCGGAGATAAACACAGAG GAGAGCGAGTTGTTGTTGTCACTCATGGTGGTGTCATGAGAGCACTTCACAAGCGAGCGTACCCACATGAACATGCTAAGAAGGTATGGACTACATCTGTGAGTGTTTTTCACTTGTCTGATGATGATGAGTGGAACATTAAATTGTGGGGGGATGTTAGTCATTTCAAAAAATCAGCAGTTTGA
- the LOC141723642 gene encoding phosphoglycerate mutase-like protein 4 isoform X1, whose protein sequence is MATASISSDGDVESAGFNYAEIIVIRHGETEWNANGRIQGHLEVGLNDNGRLQSAAVAERLSKEPKVSAIYSSDLRRALDTAEIIATSCGGLEVIKDPALRERHSGDLQGIVRHEAAMINPKAHKASLSRCKDQEIPGGGESINQLNQRCTSCLQSIGDKHRGERVVVVTHGGVMRALHKRAYPHEHAKKVWTTSVSVFHLSDDDEWNIKLWGDVSHFKKSAV, encoded by the exons ATGGCCACCGCTTCCATTTCCAG TGACGGTGATGTGGAGAGTGCTGGTTTCAATTATGCGGAGATTATTGTAATTCGTCATGGTGAGACGGAGTGGAATGCTAATGGCAGAATTCAG GGACATCTTGAAGTTGGCCTAAATGATAATGGTAGACTTCAATCAGCAGCA GTTGCGGAAAGACTATCGAAGGAGCCTAAAGTTTCTGCAATCTACTCCTCTGACTTGAGAAGAGCTCTTGATACAGCAGAGATAATTGCAACCAGTTGTGGTGGACTTGAG GTTATAAAGGATCCTGCCCTTCGAGAAAGACATTCCGGAGATCTTCAAGGTATTGTACGTCATGAGGCAGCCATGATCAACCCGAAGGCACATAAAGCTTCACTGTCTCGTTGTAAAGATCAAGAGATTCCA GGTGGCGGAGAAAGTATCAATCAGCTTAATCAGCGTTGTACCTCTTGTTTGCAGAGTATCGGAGATAAACACAGAG GAGAGCGAGTTGTTGTTGTCACTCATGGTGGTGTCATGAGAGCACTTCACAAGCGAGCGTACCCACATGAACATGCTAAGAAGGTATGGACTACATCTGTGAGTGTTTTTCACTTGTCTGATGATGATGAGTGGAACATTAAATTGTGGGGGGATGTTAGTCATTTCAAAAAATCAGCAGTTTGA
- the LOC141662040 gene encoding phosphoglycerate mutase-like protein 4 isoform X4, with translation MPCSVSKRLECTVNIRWAAQSSSPSKLLKRRRLSIKFRNLQSPKLTCQIQFLIPSELHTSMAAASISSDGDVESAGFDYAEIIVIRHGETEWNADGRIQGHLDVDLNEVGRQQAETVAARLSKEPKISAVYSSDLKRAHETAEIIARTCGGLEVIKDRDLRERHLGALQGVEYHEIAKINPEAHKAFVSKSLDEEIPGGGESLNQLYLRATSCLQKIGEKHKAGCCSHSWRSHQSTSQASHNTSPSG, from the exons ATGCCTTGTTCGGTTAGCAAAAGATTAGAATGTACTGTTAACATCAGGTGGGCCGCCCAGTCCTCTTCTCCATCAAAACTGTTGAAACGGCGGCGTCTCTCTATCAAATTCCGAAACTTACAGTCCCCTAAATTAACTTGccaaattcaatttttaattccGTCGGAACTTCACACTTCAATGGCCGCCGCTTCAATTTCCAG TGACGGCGATGTGGAGAGTGCTGGTTTCGATTATGCGGAGATTATTGTAATTCGTCATGGTGAGACGGAGTGGAATGCTGATGGCAGAATTCAG GGACATCTTGATGTCGACTTAAATGAGGTTGGAAGACAACAAGCGGAGACA GTGGCTGCAAGACTATCCAAGGAACCTAAAATTTCTGCAGTTTACTCCTCCGACTTGAAAAGAGCTCATGAGACAGCAGAGATAATTGCAAGAACTTGTGGTGGACTTGAG GTCATTAAAGATCGTGACCTTCGGGAAAGACATCTAGGAGCACTTCAAGGTGTTGAATATCATGAGATAGCAAAGATTAACCCAGAGGCACACAAAGCTTTTGTGTCTAAAAGTTTGGATGAAGAAATTCCG GGTGGCGGGGAAAGTCTTAATCAACTTTATCTACGTGCTACGTCTTGTTTGCAGAAGATTGGAGAAAAACACAAAG CGGGTTGTTGTAGTCACTCATGGCGGTCTCATCAGAGCACTTCACAGGCGAGCCACAACACATCACCGAGTGGGTAA
- the LOC141662040 gene encoding phosphoglycerate mutase-like protein 4 isoform X3 codes for MPCSVSKRLECTVNIRWAAQSSSPSKLLKRRRLSIKFRNLQSPKLTCQIQFLIPSELHTSMAAASISSDGDVESAGFDYAEIIVIRHGETEWNADGRIQGHLDVDLNEVGRQQAETVAARLSKEPKISAVYSSDLKRAHETAEIIARTCGGLEVIKDRDLRERHLGALQGVEYHEIAKINPEAHKAFVSKSLDEEIPVCTCKITSGGGESLNQLYLRATSCLQKIGEKHKAGCCSHSWRSHQSTSQASHNTSPSG; via the exons ATGCCTTGTTCGGTTAGCAAAAGATTAGAATGTACTGTTAACATCAGGTGGGCCGCCCAGTCCTCTTCTCCATCAAAACTGTTGAAACGGCGGCGTCTCTCTATCAAATTCCGAAACTTACAGTCCCCTAAATTAACTTGccaaattcaatttttaattccGTCGGAACTTCACACTTCAATGGCCGCCGCTTCAATTTCCAG TGACGGCGATGTGGAGAGTGCTGGTTTCGATTATGCGGAGATTATTGTAATTCGTCATGGTGAGACGGAGTGGAATGCTGATGGCAGAATTCAG GGACATCTTGATGTCGACTTAAATGAGGTTGGAAGACAACAAGCGGAGACA GTGGCTGCAAGACTATCCAAGGAACCTAAAATTTCTGCAGTTTACTCCTCCGACTTGAAAAGAGCTCATGAGACAGCAGAGATAATTGCAAGAACTTGTGGTGGACTTGAG GTCATTAAAGATCGTGACCTTCGGGAAAGACATCTAGGAGCACTTCAAGGTGTTGAATATCATGAGATAGCAAAGATTAACCCAGAGGCACACAAAGCTTTTGTGTCTAAAAGTTTGGATGAAGAAATTCCGGTGTGTACGTGCAAAATAACCAGT GGTGGCGGGGAAAGTCTTAATCAACTTTATCTACGTGCTACGTCTTGTTTGCAGAAGATTGGAGAAAAACACAAAG CGGGTTGTTGTAGTCACTCATGGCGGTCTCATCAGAGCACTTCACAGGCGAGCCACAACACATCACCGAGTGGGTAA
- the LOC141662040 gene encoding phosphoglycerate mutase-like protein 4 isoform X2 has translation MPCSVSKRLECTVNIRWAAQSSSPSKLLKRRRLSIKFRNLQSPKLTCQIQFLIPSELHTSMAAASISSDGDVESAGFDYAEIIVIRHGETEWNADGRIQGHLDVDLNEVGRQQAETVAARLSKEPKISAVYSSDLKRAHETAEIIARTCGGLEVIKDRDLRERHLGALQGVEYHEIAKINPEAHKAFVSKSLDEEIPGGGESLNQLYLRATSCLQKIGEKHKGQRVVVVTHGGLIRALHRRATTHHRVGKVVNTSVNVFHLSDGGKWTIKTWGDVSHLSKTGFLKSGFGGDSNSG, from the exons ATGCCTTGTTCGGTTAGCAAAAGATTAGAATGTACTGTTAACATCAGGTGGGCCGCCCAGTCCTCTTCTCCATCAAAACTGTTGAAACGGCGGCGTCTCTCTATCAAATTCCGAAACTTACAGTCCCCTAAATTAACTTGccaaattcaatttttaattccGTCGGAACTTCACACTTCAATGGCCGCCGCTTCAATTTCCAG TGACGGCGATGTGGAGAGTGCTGGTTTCGATTATGCGGAGATTATTGTAATTCGTCATGGTGAGACGGAGTGGAATGCTGATGGCAGAATTCAG GGACATCTTGATGTCGACTTAAATGAGGTTGGAAGACAACAAGCGGAGACA GTGGCTGCAAGACTATCCAAGGAACCTAAAATTTCTGCAGTTTACTCCTCCGACTTGAAAAGAGCTCATGAGACAGCAGAGATAATTGCAAGAACTTGTGGTGGACTTGAG GTCATTAAAGATCGTGACCTTCGGGAAAGACATCTAGGAGCACTTCAAGGTGTTGAATATCATGAGATAGCAAAGATTAACCCAGAGGCACACAAAGCTTTTGTGTCTAAAAGTTTGGATGAAGAAATTCCG GGTGGCGGGGAAAGTCTTAATCAACTTTATCTACGTGCTACGTCTTGTTTGCAGAAGATTGGAGAAAAACACAAAG GGCAGCGGGTTGTTGTAGTCACTCATGGCGGTCTCATCAGAGCACTTCACAGGCGAGCCACAACACATCACCGAGTGGGTAAGGTAGTGAATACATCTGTCAATGTATTTCACTTGTCTGATGGGGGTAAATGGACCATTAAAACCTGGGGTGATGTTAGTCATTTAAGCAAAACAGGATTCCTGAAATCCGGTTTTGGTGGTGATAGCAATTCTGGATAG
- the LOC141662040 gene encoding phosphoglycerate mutase-like protein 4 isoform X1 yields MPCSVSKRLECTVNIRWAAQSSSPSKLLKRRRLSIKFRNLQSPKLTCQIQFLIPSELHTSMAAASISSDGDVESAGFDYAEIIVIRHGETEWNADGRIQGHLDVDLNEVGRQQAETVAARLSKEPKISAVYSSDLKRAHETAEIIARTCGGLEVIKDRDLRERHLGALQGVEYHEIAKINPEAHKAFVSKSLDEEIPVCTCKITSGGGESLNQLYLRATSCLQKIGEKHKGQRVVVVTHGGLIRALHRRATTHHRVGKVVNTSVNVFHLSDGGKWTIKTWGDVSHLSKTGFLKSGFGGDSNSG; encoded by the exons ATGCCTTGTTCGGTTAGCAAAAGATTAGAATGTACTGTTAACATCAGGTGGGCCGCCCAGTCCTCTTCTCCATCAAAACTGTTGAAACGGCGGCGTCTCTCTATCAAATTCCGAAACTTACAGTCCCCTAAATTAACTTGccaaattcaatttttaattccGTCGGAACTTCACACTTCAATGGCCGCCGCTTCAATTTCCAG TGACGGCGATGTGGAGAGTGCTGGTTTCGATTATGCGGAGATTATTGTAATTCGTCATGGTGAGACGGAGTGGAATGCTGATGGCAGAATTCAG GGACATCTTGATGTCGACTTAAATGAGGTTGGAAGACAACAAGCGGAGACA GTGGCTGCAAGACTATCCAAGGAACCTAAAATTTCTGCAGTTTACTCCTCCGACTTGAAAAGAGCTCATGAGACAGCAGAGATAATTGCAAGAACTTGTGGTGGACTTGAG GTCATTAAAGATCGTGACCTTCGGGAAAGACATCTAGGAGCACTTCAAGGTGTTGAATATCATGAGATAGCAAAGATTAACCCAGAGGCACACAAAGCTTTTGTGTCTAAAAGTTTGGATGAAGAAATTCCGGTGTGTACGTGCAAAATAACCAGT GGTGGCGGGGAAAGTCTTAATCAACTTTATCTACGTGCTACGTCTTGTTTGCAGAAGATTGGAGAAAAACACAAAG GGCAGCGGGTTGTTGTAGTCACTCATGGCGGTCTCATCAGAGCACTTCACAGGCGAGCCACAACACATCACCGAGTGGGTAAGGTAGTGAATACATCTGTCAATGTATTTCACTTGTCTGATGGGGGTAAATGGACCATTAAAACCTGGGGTGATGTTAGTCATTTAAGCAAAACAGGATTCCTGAAATCCGGTTTTGGTGGTGATAGCAATTCTGGATAG
- the LOC141662041 gene encoding CDPK-related protein kinase isoform X2, with protein MGICVSKPSTDPDNSIPPRHNTIPPQQNSVPHQHNTIPPQHNNTIPGKNSVEPGKKSPFLPFYSPSPAHFLFSKKSPAVGSPVTGSSNSTPRRLFPFPPPSPAKHIKAAWARRRGLVKPNESVSAIQENDEVDGGARLDKSFGFSKNFGSTFEIGDEVGRGHFGYTCRAKFKKGEFKGLDVAVKVIPKAKMTTSIAIEDVRREVKILRALTGHNNLVQFYDAYEDHANVYVVMELCEGGELLDRILARGGKYTEDDAKAVMIQILNVVAFCHLQGVVHRDLKPENFLFKSKDEDSQLKAIDFGLSDYVKTGHSWIRDSNDIKFPLDILVFKLMKVYMCSSPLRKAALRALSKTLTVDELFYLKEQFVLLEPNKNGSISLENIKQALMRNSTDAMKDSRVHDLLISLNALQYRRMDFEEFCAAALSVHQLEALDRWEQHARCAYELFEKDGNRAIMIEELASELGLGPSIPVHAVLHDWIRHTDGKLSFLGYVKLLHGASTRAIAKAR; from the exons ATGGGGATTTGTGTTTCCAAACCCTCAACTGATCCTGATAACTCTATTCCACCTCGGCATAACACTATTCCACCTCAGCAAAACAGTGTTCCACATCAGCACAATACTATTCCACCTCAGCATAACAACACTATTCCAGGTAAAAACAGTGTTGAACCAGGTAAAAAATCTCCGTTTTTACCGTTTTACAGTCCCAGCCCTGCGCACTTTCTCTTCTCGAAGAAATCGCCGGCGGTTGGATCTCCGGTGACCGGAAGTTCGAATTCGACGCCGAGGCGGTTGTTTCCGTTTCCGCCGCCGTCGCCGGCGAAGCATATTAAGGCGGCGTGGGCGAGGCGGAGGGGATTGGTGAAGCCGAATGAGTCGGTATCGGCGATACAGGAGAATGATGAGGTGGATGGCGGTGCTAGATTGGATAAGAGTTTCGGGTTTTCGAAGAATTTTGGGAGTACTTTTGAGATTGGGGATGAGGTTGGGAGAGGGCATTTTGGGTATACTTGTCGAGCTAAGTTTAAGAAAGGGGAATTTAAGGGACTGGATGTTGCTGTTAAGGTCATTCCGAAAGCTAAG ATGACCACTTCCATAGCCATTGAGGATGTCAGAAGGGAGGTGAAAATCTTGAGAGCTTTGACAGGACATAACAATCTAGTACAGTTTTACGATGCATACGAAGATCATGCTAACGTTTATGTTGTGATGGA GCTATGTGAAGGTGGTGAGCTTTTGGATAGAATTCTTGCAAG AGGCGGAAAATACACAGAAGATGATGCCAAGGCTGTAATGATACAGATATTGAATGTCGTTGCATTTTGTCATTTGCAAGGTGTGGTGCACCGAGATCTTAAGCCAGAG AATTTCTTGTTTAAATCAAAGGATGAGGACTCACAATTGAAGGCGATTGATTTTGGATTGTCAGACTATGTGAAGACAG GTCATTCATGGATCAGGGATAGTAATGATATAAAGTTCCCACTGGACATATTGGTGTTTAAACTTATGAAAGTCTATATGTGTTCATCTCCTCTTCGAAAAGCGGCTTTACGG GCATTATCGAAGACATTGACAGTTGATGAGCTATTTTATTTGAAGGAGCAATTTGTATTGTTGGAACCAAACAAAAATGGAAGTATAAGCTTGGAAAACATCAAACAG GCCTTGATGAGAAATTCAACGGATGCCATGAAAGATTCTCGTGTGCATGATCTTTTAATATCA CTCAATGCGCTTCAATATAGAAGGATGGATTTTGAGGAATTCTGTGCAGCAGCTTTGAGTGTCCATCAGCTTGAGGCACTGGACCGGTGGGAGCAACATGCTCGTTGCGCCTATGAACTATTCGAGAAAGATGGTAACAGGGCTATTATGATTGAGGAGTTGGCCTCC GAACTAGGCCTGGGCCCGTCTATCCCTGTTCATGCCGTACTGCATGACTGGATCAGGCACACCGATGGAAAGCTTAGTTTTCTTGGTTACGTGAAACTGTTACACGGTGCGTCTACTCGAGCCATTGCCAAAGCTCGATAA
- the LOC141662041 gene encoding CDPK-related protein kinase isoform X1, producing the protein MGICVSKPSTDPDNSIPPRHNTIPPQQNSVPHQHNTIPPQHNNTIPGKNSVEPGKKSPFLPFYSPSPAHFLFSKKSPAVGSPVTGSSNSTPRRLFPFPPPSPAKHIKAAWARRRGLVKPNESVSAIQENDEVDGGARLDKSFGFSKNFGSTFEIGDEVGRGHFGYTCRAKFKKGEFKGLDVAVKVIPKAKMTTSIAIEDVRREVKILRALTGHNNLVQFYDAYEDHANVYVVMELCEGGELLDRILARGGKYTEDDAKAVMIQILNVVAFCHLQGVVHRDLKPENFLFKSKDEDSQLKAIDFGLSDYVKTDERLNDIVGSAYYVAPEVLHRSYSTEADVWSIGVISYILLCGSRPFWAQTESGIFRAVLKANISFDEPPWPSVSSEAKDFVKRLLNKDPRKRMTAAQALCHSWIRDSNDIKFPLDILVFKLMKVYMCSSPLRKAALRALSKTLTVDELFYLKEQFVLLEPNKNGSISLENIKQALMRNSTDAMKDSRVHDLLISLNALQYRRMDFEEFCAAALSVHQLEALDRWEQHARCAYELFEKDGNRAIMIEELASELGLGPSIPVHAVLHDWIRHTDGKLSFLGYVKLLHGASTRAIAKAR; encoded by the exons ATGGGGATTTGTGTTTCCAAACCCTCAACTGATCCTGATAACTCTATTCCACCTCGGCATAACACTATTCCACCTCAGCAAAACAGTGTTCCACATCAGCACAATACTATTCCACCTCAGCATAACAACACTATTCCAGGTAAAAACAGTGTTGAACCAGGTAAAAAATCTCCGTTTTTACCGTTTTACAGTCCCAGCCCTGCGCACTTTCTCTTCTCGAAGAAATCGCCGGCGGTTGGATCTCCGGTGACCGGAAGTTCGAATTCGACGCCGAGGCGGTTGTTTCCGTTTCCGCCGCCGTCGCCGGCGAAGCATATTAAGGCGGCGTGGGCGAGGCGGAGGGGATTGGTGAAGCCGAATGAGTCGGTATCGGCGATACAGGAGAATGATGAGGTGGATGGCGGTGCTAGATTGGATAAGAGTTTCGGGTTTTCGAAGAATTTTGGGAGTACTTTTGAGATTGGGGATGAGGTTGGGAGAGGGCATTTTGGGTATACTTGTCGAGCTAAGTTTAAGAAAGGGGAATTTAAGGGACTGGATGTTGCTGTTAAGGTCATTCCGAAAGCTAAG ATGACCACTTCCATAGCCATTGAGGATGTCAGAAGGGAGGTGAAAATCTTGAGAGCTTTGACAGGACATAACAATCTAGTACAGTTTTACGATGCATACGAAGATCATGCTAACGTTTATGTTGTGATGGA GCTATGTGAAGGTGGTGAGCTTTTGGATAGAATTCTTGCAAG AGGCGGAAAATACACAGAAGATGATGCCAAGGCTGTAATGATACAGATATTGAATGTCGTTGCATTTTGTCATTTGCAAGGTGTGGTGCACCGAGATCTTAAGCCAGAG AATTTCTTGTTTAAATCAAAGGATGAGGACTCACAATTGAAGGCGATTGATTTTGGATTGTCAGACTATGTGAAGACAG ATGAAAGGCTAAATGATATTGTTGGTAGCGCATACTATGTGGCTCCAGAAGTTTTACATAGATCTTACAGTACTGAGGCTGATGTCTGGAGTATTGGTGTGATATCATATATCCTATTATGTGGCAGCCGTCCATTTTGGGCTCAAACTGAGTCTGGGATCTTTCGAGCTGTTCTAAAAGCTAATATTAGTTTCGATGAACCACCCTGGCCTTCTGTATCTTCTGAGGCCAAAGACTTTGTCAAGCGTCTATTGAATAAAGATCCAAGAAAAAGAATGACCGCTGCTCAAGCCTTGT GTCATTCATGGATCAGGGATAGTAATGATATAAAGTTCCCACTGGACATATTGGTGTTTAAACTTATGAAAGTCTATATGTGTTCATCTCCTCTTCGAAAAGCGGCTTTACGG GCATTATCGAAGACATTGACAGTTGATGAGCTATTTTATTTGAAGGAGCAATTTGTATTGTTGGAACCAAACAAAAATGGAAGTATAAGCTTGGAAAACATCAAACAG GCCTTGATGAGAAATTCAACGGATGCCATGAAAGATTCTCGTGTGCATGATCTTTTAATATCA CTCAATGCGCTTCAATATAGAAGGATGGATTTTGAGGAATTCTGTGCAGCAGCTTTGAGTGTCCATCAGCTTGAGGCACTGGACCGGTGGGAGCAACATGCTCGTTGCGCCTATGAACTATTCGAGAAAGATGGTAACAGGGCTATTATGATTGAGGAGTTGGCCTCC GAACTAGGCCTGGGCCCGTCTATCCCTGTTCATGCCGTACTGCATGACTGGATCAGGCACACCGATGGAAAGCTTAGTTTTCTTGGTTACGTGAAACTGTTACACGGTGCGTCTACTCGAGCCATTGCCAAAGCTCGATAA